A segment of the Geoglobus ahangari genome:
GAGGGGCTCATAGAGGCAAAGACGAGCGAGTCGTGGAAGATATACCACAGGCTGAAGAGGCTGGGGTGGTTCTGATGCCGGACGAGAAGCTTGCAAGGGCTCTGAGGGCGAGGGTCAGGAGGAAGATCCTGAGGGAGATAATCAGCGCCGGCAGGCTCAGCGTTCACGAGGTCGCGGAGAGGGTGGGAATCTCGGAGTACTCGGCTTCAAGGCACCTCAAGCTCATGTACGACCTCGGAATCCTCGACTTCGAGCAGAAGCACCCCGAGAAGTACTACTTCGTCAAGCTGAAGTCCCTGAAAGACCTGCTTGAGGCGTATGATAGGGTTGTTGAGGAGATGGAGGTGAATAGATGAAGGCCGTAATCTTGATGGGCTCAAAGAGCGATCTGGATTATGGTAAGAAGGTGGCAGAAAAGCTGAGGTTCTTTGGAATTGATGCCGTGCTCAGGATAGCCTCGGCCCACAAAACCCCTGCAAAGGCTCTCGAGATAATTGACGAGTACGAGAATGAGGACGTGGTCTTCGTCACGATAGCCGGAAGGAGCAACGCTCTGAGCGGTTTTGTTGATGCAAACACAACGAGGCCTGTGATCGCCTCTCCACCCATAAGCGAGAAGTTCGCCGGGATGGATGTGCTTTCAAGCATAAACATGCCCTCGGGTGTGTCGCCAATGCTCGTTCTCTACGCCGAAAATGCCGCTTTGGCCGTGGCGAAGATATTCGCAGTCAAGAGCGAAGAGGTCAGGAAGAGGATCATGGAGTACCAGAGGGCCAAGAAGGAGGAGATCTACAGGGCAGACGAGGAGGCAAAAAGTTTATAATCTAATCCACCAAGCGGTGATCCCAGATGGGGAGCGTTAAAGATCTCGAAATTTTGAAGCCGCCGTCAGAGAGGCCCGGCATCGGAAGATTTCACTTCTCCGATCGCTATTCCGTCTTCGACTACGGCGAGATGCCAGACCTGCTGGAGAACAAGGGCAAGGCTCTGTGTTTGCTGTCAGCACACTTCTTCGAGCTTCTCGAGAAGGAGGGAATCGCCACGCACTACATTGGCGTTGTTGAGGAGGGGAAGGCTAAGAGGCTGGACGAGCTTAGCGAGCCCACAAACGTGATGGAGGTGAAGCTCGTCCACGTTCACAGGCCTGAGAGGAGAGGAGATGGCTACGACTACTCGATCTTCCAGAGCCTGAAAGGCAACTTCCTGATCCCGCTTGAGATCATCTACAGGAACTCTCTGCCTGAAGGGAGCAGCGTCTTCAGGAGGCTGAAGAGGGGAGAGATCTCCCTGAAGGATCTTGGACTTGAGAGGATGCCCGAGCCGGGTCAGAGGATGGAAAGACCGATTGTGGACTTCTCGACAAAGCTTGAAGATGTGGACAGGTACCTGAGCAGGGAGGAGGCGAGGAGAATCTCCGGCATGAGCGAGGAGGAGTTTGAGGCGCTTGTAAAGCTAACGCTTAAGGTTGACGAGATCATCACCAGAGAGACTGAGAAGGCAGGAATTGAGAACGAGGACGGAAAGATAGAGGTTGCTTTTGACGAAAATCGCGAGCTGATGCTTGTCGATGCTCTCGGCACGCCAGACGAGTGCAGGTTCAGCTTCAACGGCATCGAGATGAGCAAGGAGGTGCTGAGGAGGTACTACAGGAACACTGACTGGTACAGAAGAATCGAGAAGAGCAAAGGGGAGGAGGAGTGGAGAAAAATTGTAGGGAAACCACCGAGACTTCCCGAGGAGCTGAAGAAAGCGGTTGAGGAGATGTACATGTCCGCATGCAACGAGATTGTTGGCCGAAAATTCTTCGACACCCCTCCCATGAAGGACGTGATGAGGAAGATTTCCGAGTTTATGGAGGTGTACGATGGTTAAGGCTTACCTCGCTCTTGAGGATGGAACCGTGGTAGAGGGCGTTGCCTTTGGAGCTGAGAGGGATGCGGAGGGAGAGCTGGTCTTCAACACCGCGATGACGGGGTACGTTGAAGCACTGACAGATCCAAGCTACAAGGGGCAGATTCTGATGATGACCTACCCGCTCATAGGCAACTACGGGGTTTGCAGGGAGGATTTCGAGAGCGACGGGGTTAAGGTGGAGGGCTTTGTTGTGAAAGAGCTGTGCAGGCACCCGAGCAACTGGAGGAGCGAGATGAGCGTCGATGAGCTGCTGAAGGAGTACGACGTGCCGGGGATAGAGGGCGTGGACACGAGGATGATAACCAAGAAAACGAGAATCTACGGGGCGATGAAGGCTGTCATAGCTGTTGGAGACGATGTTGATAAAGAAAGGCTCGTGGAGAGGGCAAGAAACCAGCCCTCGATAACCGAGCTCGACCTCGTTGACAAGGTGTGTGTTAAAGAGCCGAGGAGGATCGAGGCGAAAAAGCCGAGGTTCGAGGTTGTTCTGATAGACCACGGGATAAAGATGAGCATAGTCAGACAGCTTCTGCTTAGAGGGGTGAGCGTCACGCTGGTCCCATACACCTATCCCGCCGAGAAGATTCTTGAGGAGGATTACGACGGGGTTTTCATCTCAAACGGTCCCGGAGACCCCGCGAGGGTGAGTGAGAGTGTCGAGACGATAAGGAGGCTGGCTGGAAAGCTGCCGATGGCTGGCATATGTCTCGGCCACCAGCTCGTTGCGAGGGCATTCAACGCCAAGACGTTCAAGCTGAAGTTCGGCCATCACGGCGCTAACCAGCCCGTGAAGGACTTCGAGACAGGCAGAGTTTTCATCTCAAGCCAGAATCACGGGTTTGCGGTGGACGAGAAGACCCTGCCCAAGGACATGGAGGTCACGCAGATAAACCTCAACGACAGGACTGTTGAGGGAATAAGGCACAGGGATATTCCGCTGATAAGCGTGCAGTACCATCCTGAGGCTGGCCCCGGCCCCCACGACACCTACTTCTTCTTCGACGAGTTTGTGAGGATGCTTGAGGAGTATTAGGGTGATGCGATGCCGAAGAGAGAAGACATAAAGAAGATCATGGTCATAGGAAGCGGCCCGATAGTCATAGGGCAGGCTGCCGAATTCGATTATTCCGGAAGTCAGGCCTGCAAGGCCCTGAGGGAGGAGGGTTATGAGGTCGTCCTCGTCAACTCCAACCCGGCAACCATCATGACAGACCCTGAGATGGCCGACAAGACATACATCGAGCCCATAACCGCTGATGTGGTTGCGAGGATAATCGAAAGGGAGAGGCCTGACGC
Coding sequences within it:
- the purE gene encoding 5-(carboxyamino)imidazole ribonucleotide mutase — its product is MKAVILMGSKSDLDYGKKVAEKLRFFGIDAVLRIASAHKTPAKALEIIDEYENEDVVFVTIAGRSNALSGFVDANTTRPVIASPPISEKFAGMDVLSSINMPSGVSPMLVLYAENAALAVAKIFAVKSEEVRKRIMEYQRAKKEEIYRADEEAKSL
- the carA gene encoding glutamine-hydrolyzing carbamoyl-phosphate synthase small subunit; its protein translation is MVKAYLALEDGTVVEGVAFGAERDAEGELVFNTAMTGYVEALTDPSYKGQILMMTYPLIGNYGVCREDFESDGVKVEGFVVKELCRHPSNWRSEMSVDELLKEYDVPGIEGVDTRMITKKTRIYGAMKAVIAVGDDVDKERLVERARNQPSITELDLVDKVCVKEPRRIEAKKPRFEVVLIDHGIKMSIVRQLLLRGVSVTLVPYTYPAEKILEEDYDGVFISNGPGDPARVSESVETIRRLAGKLPMAGICLGHQLVARAFNAKTFKLKFGHHGANQPVKDFETGRVFISSQNHGFAVDEKTLPKDMEVTQINLNDRTVEGIRHRDIPLISVQYHPEAGPGPHDTYFFFDEFVRMLEEY
- the purC gene encoding phosphoribosylaminoimidazolesuccinocarboxamide synthase, which produces MGSVKDLEILKPPSERPGIGRFHFSDRYSVFDYGEMPDLLENKGKALCLLSAHFFELLEKEGIATHYIGVVEEGKAKRLDELSEPTNVMEVKLVHVHRPERRGDGYDYSIFQSLKGNFLIPLEIIYRNSLPEGSSVFRRLKRGEISLKDLGLERMPEPGQRMERPIVDFSTKLEDVDRYLSREEARRISGMSEEEFEALVKLTLKVDEIITRETEKAGIENEDGKIEVAFDENRELMLVDALGTPDECRFSFNGIEMSKEVLRRYYRNTDWYRRIEKSKGEEEWRKIVGKPPRLPEELKKAVEEMYMSACNEIVGRKFFDTPPMKDVMRKISEFMEVYDG
- a CDS encoding winged helix-turn-helix domain-containing protein, whose translation is MPDEKLARALRARVRRKILREIISAGRLSVHEVAERVGISEYSASRHLKLMYDLGILDFEQKHPEKYYFVKLKSLKDLLEAYDRVVEEMEVNR